The following nucleotide sequence is from Zea mays cultivar B73 chromosome 1, Zm-B73-REFERENCE-NAM-5.0, whole genome shotgun sequence.
AAGTTCGACAGAGATAGGAGCATAAAACAGGGTGAGGGTGAAGACAGAGAACAGCAACAGTTCTCTCTTACATATAGAGAGATAGCGTAGAGCAGCAAAAGGCATCGACGTGAGCACATACCTAAGCAACACGTGGAGGGGGGCAATTGTCCAAGTTTCGTACAGCATGTCCATGTCAGTTCAATTGAGTTCACAGGACCCTCCTATCAGTATCTCTGACTATTCCACGAGCTCAAGGCTGAGGACGACCTGGCACGGCTGGTGCcggtaccaccaccaccactattCGAGGTTGGGCAGTCGCGGGACCAGTGGCCGGACCGACCACAGTTGTAGCACGCACCAGGTGAGCCCGCTGGAGCTACTGGTCTCCCACCCTTGTCAGGATAAGGATCCGACGGTTGATTCGGACAGTCTCGAGCCCAGTGGTTCTCCtgcccgcacttgaagcaggaagaCGAGCTCCTCTGGCTGGGGTTTTGGATGCTTGGCATGGAATCCGCTTGGTATTGCGCTGAAGCTTGCAGTGGTGCACCAACCCTAGGCTGTAGCTCGTCACACCACTTGAAAAAGCCACAagagccaccaccaccaccctggGTGATTTGTCCCCGTCGTGCACCAGAAATAGACATGAAAGGCCCAAGTTAGAAAAAAATAAGAGGGTGCATTATAAAACTAATAGAGGAAAAAGATGAAAAGGAATGTGGAATATCACATGagttaaaataaaaaatataataataatggtATCCTAGCATCAGTTGCTGTACGTGAAGATACAGATGTAACTAAGTGCTCCACTAAGAGAAGGAACAATATCTAGGACCAGGAACTAGGATTGAATCACTGATTTACCTTTTTCTATATATAAAAAAAGGAACGGGTAGCATTTTATTAGTGCAACTGGACATTTTTAGTATGAAAACCAAACATGGCAGTAGATTAAATTGTTAGGATCCCTAGTCCTGGTCTAACAACATGGCTGCTTTAAGCGTGACAAGAAAACAATGTTATTCTTCACAATATTACCATGTAGTTTAAACACAAACAATTTAGGACAAGGATATATCTTTCATTACCACtaacaagaccaagacttgaaaTGCACTACTATACCAGGCAGCCAACAGGAAATGGCATGTGTAAGTTTAACTGTATAAGCAGGCCATTTTACCACAACAAGAATAATTATGCTGATGTCTAGATTAAAGAATAGCCCAAAAGTAAACCAGTTGTTTGACATAAGAGCAAGAGGGGGAGACAAATGAGTCATGGGTTAGTGTTTTGAAAATCCAAATCTCTGATGTTGCCTACTGAAAGCTAATCGATAAATGCATTCTGCAACAGTAACTATCATACTGTCTGCATCTTCTGTTATCTATTAAAGTAACACATGAGATCCAACTAATGAGTCACAGCTGCAAGATAAACAGTTCAAATTCCCGCCTACAATCCAAATCACTACGGCAACTTCTATCTATACAATTGATATCGGTGGCATCCTGCAATAAAAATCTCACAATTAGTTGATAACTCAAATTCAGGAAGGAGGATGGTTGCAGATGTTCAATGTTATTATTAACAAGTTCAAAATCCCACAAATGTTGATTACTCAAATTCAGGAAGGAGTAGGGTTGCAGATGTTCAATGTTATAATTAAACAAGTTGTGTCAGATAAAAAGGGGCCAAGTTCTTCCAGAAAAACAAACCAGTATAGGCCGCTATATGGTACGGCAAAATGTCATGAATTCAGGTAACATTGGTGAATCCTGAGTTTACCTGATTTAATGGGCAGCAAAAGAATTGCCTCCCAACATTTTTCCCTGTCTTTGTGGTGAGAATTAAGCAAGTTCCAGCACTGCATGGGCAAAGCATATCTGTTGCTGATGTCTCTGAGTGTACAACCATGTTATTTCGTGCATTGGCAGGGGCGGGAGATGGAGCATCGCACCACTCAAAGAAGTTGCAACCCCCATCCTTATGGTCAGAAAAGAAGTAAATAGCATCAGCAATTTCAGCATAAATGAGTCAAAACAGGAACAATGAATGGAAACAAGAAGAAAGCTGCCTTTCATCTTGCCTAAGGTTCAGGTGTCTTTTTTATATTAGCCATATGTAACTCCAATATCACATGGGCATGTATACATCATCTAACAGATCAAAACAGAATTTTGGCTGGCACATCTTTTCATATGTTAGAAACCAATTGAACACCAGTAGAACACTGCAGTCACGAACATATTATTATGATCATCCTAGATCTGCCACTATCAGCAAGGACATATTATTATGATCATCTGGTGCCCATGCAAACTTTGACCAAGTAAAATGAAACAAAAAACTTATTTTGTGTATTGATGCAATTTTTCTAGAGCCAGACTGTTACCTAATAATATAACTcaccaaaagaaattgcatgcgatCAAAGGAAAAATGACTGGTTAATGATTGGAAACCCAAGCTAATTCGGTAGGTACTTTTAAGACGACAGGCATGCCAGCAATTATAAAGGTGGATACAATGATTCTAAGATAAGAGGCATTTGATAATACAATTCCAACAATACAAATTACGGAGATACACAATTTTTCATTAAACTGGCAAGGAATAATACAGTAATTAATAAAAGTAAGCAATTGAAAAGATGAGGCCATCTAAATAAGGTTAACAAGCTGATTAAGCAATAAGAATATAAGTTACAAAATTTACACGGCGTAAGATATTCACTTTCAAGTGCTACTTGCTAGTACAACATATCAAAAGTGTTCTACAGTTACATCATGTGCCATCACTCATAACACACAAGCAAGCTTATGTACCCCTGAACCCATATGTAGGTATCCTACACTACTGCACTAGTAAAGCTTCAGATCATGTGCACTCCCACCCAAGGAGGAAAATGTACAAAGAGTGCTTCTAAACCAAGGATATGCATCCAGAGAAAACTAAACCAAGCATTAATTTAGGACCAACAAGTTCCAAAAGATCATACTGAAATAGCATTACTGCATCCATTTCATGATATTTGTCAAGGATGCAGTGTAGAGGGATAGTAACATGGAACATAGGCAGACATGGCATTACTCCATCTAATAAAGACAAATACGTTAAAACTCATTTTGCATAGCTTAATTCTATGACTACTCAGTATGCATGCTGAACAAACAATGTGCCCGCTCAGTGTGCATGTTGAACAAATAATGTGAAATGGACGAGTAGCATTACCAGGAAACACAGCTAAGGGGCTATTTGAAATGGCAATTTCGGGCTAAAACCCTTGTAAAATACATACCCATAAAATTTTACATCCGAGCTTGTACAAAGGTGTTTGGATGGAATGTAATCCAAAAGAAATTGCCACATGTTTAGACAAGAACACCTGGACCTAAAAAAACACCTCCACTGGCACACTTTCCTGACAGATGTTGGCCACTCATCACCTATGTCCTCTTACTTCAGGTTCTCTACAAAGACCACCACTCAATTCAGGCTCTAATGATCATTTCTGAATATGTTTACCTCTTTGCTTTTGTCTGAATTCTCTTCAATTATATCCAATTTGATGTTCTGACTTCTGATCTGAAAATTTTGACACCAATTCCATATCGATAGGGGATCTTGATAGCGCCTGAGGATTCCATCATCTATTCAAACTGACATCAATTTCACATCATTGTTCCCTATGCTACTTTGGTCGTAGTTGTTTGCTTTTACTGTCGAGTGTGGTTATCGTTGTTTGCTTTTACTGTCTTTTAAAGTCACTAGCTGCTATGGCCAAAACGCGGATTTGTTTCTACCTCCCGCAACTACAGGTGGAAATGGATATGACGATCTAATGCTTAAGGAATTACAGGTGTAACAAATTTCAGCTGTAAAAAGATTACTAAGTTACCAAATAGGTCCTAAGGATCTAGGGAATAATCGCTGCTCCTGATCATAGAGCAGCTAGTCAACATGCCAGCCACAGCACAAGGGAGGCCTACATAAAATCCTTCAGAGACTACAAAAAACAACAAGTACATCCAAGTCATTACAGCATGCACATGCGGACATGCCAACACCTTTTAAACAAGTAATTACGGCGCTCAAGGGCCAGGGTCATGTGGTCAGCTGATTGGAAAGACTCACCCGCATGGGGCACTTGTAGAACTTGCGACCGGGGTTCTTCGGCGTGTTGGACGTGAGCACGAGGCAGCTCCCGACACCGCAGGGGCACGCCTTGTCCTCCACCTCTACGCCCGCATTTACATatccgccgccgccaccgccgccaccgccaccgccaccgccgatctGACCTCCTCCCCCCGTGTTCGGCACGGATTGAGGGCACTCCCGTGCCCAGTGCCCGGGGTCCCCGCACTTGAAGCACGATCCGCTCGCGCCCGTACCCGGGGCTAAGGATTTAGAGCCGTCGGGCCGCTTGTGGGCATAGCCAAGGTCTTGCAGCTGCTGCTTCCAGGTGGAGCTGTGGCTTCCCTTGAGCGCGGCCAGGTAGGGCCCCTCGGTGGCGGCGGGTGAGGTTGAGGGGGTCGGTGAGGACGAGGTGGTGGAGAGGCGGCGGCGCTTGGAGGAGTCCAGCGCGGCGGCCTCCGCGGCGTCGAGGGCGATGAGGAAGGCCTCGTCGTCGTCCCCGTCGGACACCGACATGGTCGAGAACAGGACGGGAGGGCGAGAAGCGTTTGGGTTTTGGGGAGGGTTTGGTGCGCGGGGAGAGCCAGGAAGACGAGAGAGACGGGGCCAGAGCAGCGTCGGAGCCTCGGAGGGAAAGGGAACTCAGCCTATACTCAGGGAAGGGAAAGGGATGCGGAGGTTCCTCTGACGTACTGCAGGGGCAGTAGGGTCACTGCACGCGGGCCCTGTCGCACGCGGGGGCCACGCGGCAGTGCCCTCTCCCCACGTCAGAGGATCTCGTTCCAAGGGATCGTCCGTCCACAAACGCACAAAACGAAATTTGGCCGTCCGTCTGCCGTCGCACATATGCATATTTGTGAatatttgtgatggtcgtcagggAGACGGAAGACCATGTTTAGTTTTTTGCATTTGTGTACGGCGTGATCCTTGTGCAGGGATACGATTCCATGGAAAAAAAGAGTACGTAGCGGTCGGTGGGCTGGCTCGGTAAAAACGATCGTTGCAGCTGGGCCACAATAGACATTTTGGAACTGTGGCCCGTATTCATATTCTTTCGAGTTTGTACTAGTTCACAACATTTTTGTATCGGATGAAGAATCCCCCCAACAAGAAAATATATCACACGAACAATCTTAGGCTATGTTTCAAATCTCTATAAGGGCTTATTCGTTTCACCGTTAATCCACGTGGATTAGGTGGTGTTGAGTCGGTTTAAATTCATAATAAGTCAAAATTCATCTCAATCCATTACAATACACTACAATCCACATGAAATTGGAATAACCGAACAAAACCTAAATgttggccctgtttggcacagcttattttcagcttcttcacaaatttaagcagagGTTCTGCCAAACAGacagcttctgcagcagcttatcagttcagctgcttctcagaatacactaaaagcagccaataagcagaagctgcttttcaccagcttctcagataagctgctttttcaacaagcaccagctgtgccaaacagggccgtTAGACCGTGTCTAGTAATTCACTTATATTGTCACCCCAGAATACTGTTGTGTACTGttgtttaatgctaaaaagagcagtgcggacggtccggccccgaggccggacggtccgcggtccggacagtccgcggtggtggcgcggacggtccgcgcgtgcgcagagtcagttagggttcctagttgctcgcgggatttgttacctaaaaccgcaggattaactcggaaatcagtttgaagcggatccagacctcccctttatatagatgaagggctacggccgattgaacccccatcaatcgaatcaatacaacttctatttcgcatttatttccagtacagttaggagtagttctagtttagttctagtttagcctctcgatccctaaattctccgcttctcttcgactctacgtcgattagaggagtctaggtcggtcggcccgagccta
It contains:
- the LOC103644140 gene encoding DNA-binding protein HEXBP translates to MSVSDGDDDEAFLIALDAAEAAALDSSKRRRLSTTSSSPTPSTSPAATEGPYLAALKGSHSSTWKQQLQDLGYAHKRPDGSKSLAPGTGASGSCFKCGDPGHWARECPQSVPNTGGGGQIGGGGGGGGGGGGGYVNAGVEVEDKACPCGVGSCLVLTSNTPKNPGRKFYKCPMRDGGCNFFEWCDAPSPAPANARNNMVVHSETSATDMLCPCSAGTCLILTTKTGKNVGRQFFCCPLNQGGGGGSCGFFKWCDELQPRVGAPLQASAQYQADSMPSIQNPSQRSSSSCFKCGQENHWARDCPNQPSDPYPDKGGRPVAPAGSPGACYNCGRSGHWSRDCPTSNSGGGGTGTSRARSSSALSSWNSQRY